The genome window AGATTATTAAGGAAGTTAATGTAAATAAGAAACCTGTGATGATCAAACCTACCAAGAGTAAGAAAAAAGGCGCAGTTATAATTGGTGAAGATGATTGGAATGCCATCCAAGAAACGCTGTTCCTGGCGAATCAAGGAGTAGATAAGCAAATCCGGGAACGGGAAAATGATGACGTAGAAGATTTCGGTAAGGCATGGAATGAGCTATGAGTAATGCTAGTTAGTAGTAATGACTAATGGCTTTCAAAACTAGTAATAATACAGTAAAGCCCAGGGAGACAGCAATTCCCTAGGCTTTTCGCTTGGCATATAGGTGTTGTAAAATTCGGCTGTTCAATGGAGCAACTCCATCCCCAAATCAATAAAATGGATTATAGCGGATCGAGTTAGGATCCTGTGTATCAGCTAGGTACTCCTTGAACAGTGGCAGCTTAAATCGGACCCGGCCATTACCCGCGGGACTAATCAGGTCCTGCTGAATCATCCGCCGCCGGTACTGGTTAACGTAGTTTTGCTGCTGTTTAGCCGACTTTTGGTAATCCATTAGACCAGCAATCTGACTTGTCGTCAGGTTATTAGCTGTTCCGACCAGGTATTCACGGTCGTGGTTGGACAAGTTATCGAAGATGATGTCGTAGCTTTGCGTGAACAGGTCCTGGATGTACAGCGGCTTAATTGCGTCAAAGGTTTGCTGACTAGCAGGCTGCTGACTAATCTTAGTGGCATTCCACAGCTTATAGCCCAGTAGTTGAAAACCAAAGGAGTAGCCACCGGTCAGTTGAGCAATTTGGTGAGAAACACCTGGGTCGAAGTTGAGGTGTTTCTGGTATTCCATTTCAATCTCGTTTAGGTTCAGCATCGTGGTTTGGATATGCCGAGCACGTTTTAAGAAGGTCAGTGTTTGGTCATGTTCAATATCGTAGATCATTTTTGGCAAACCGTCAGCGACCAAGTAAAAATTAAGGTTGTGCCGTTTTAGATTTTGCAGGAGTTGGATAAACTCTCGGGTGTTTTCCTTATGATTAAATTCATCGATAAAAATCACGACCCGCTTGTGGAGCTTAGTCAGCATTGTCATGAAATTTTCAATGTCCTGGGTCGTGTAATCCTCATTGTTCTTGCTGAAGCTAAGGCCAAAACCCATCACCGAAATTGATGAAAGCTTGTCAGTAAGAGCAT of Limosilactobacillus oris contains these proteins:
- a CDS encoding ATP-binding protein — protein: MTNNARNPFDPSFGTPPQIILPNYQSDFESPASVAQAIAYDDPNRVIFITGLRGSGKTALLTQIEQQVMKLTNTYVVEIDNNQRMVQNFGHNLKNLFKIHALTDKLSSISVMGFGLSFSKNNEDYTTQDIENFMTMLTKLHKRVVIFIDEFNHKENTREFIQLLQNLKRHNLNFYLVADGLPKMIYDIEHDQTLTFLKRARHIQTTMLNLNEIEMEYQKHLNFDPGVSHQIAQLTGGYSFGFQLLGYKLWNATKISQQPASQQTFDAIKPLYIQDLFTQSYDIIFDNLSNHDREYLVGTANNLTTSQIAGLMDYQKSAKQQQNYVNQYRRRMIQQDLISPAGNGRVRFKLPLFKEYLADTQDPNSIRYNPFY
- a CDS encoding type II toxin-antitoxin system Phd/YefM family antitoxin, which codes for MDNVVNPTQGRKDFFKIIKEVNVNKKPVMIKPTKSKKKGAVIIGEDDWNAIQETLFLANQGVDKQIRERENDDVEDFGKAWNEL